A region of the Pseudomonadota bacterium genome:
TCTCTTCTACTCAGCCAAGACTCGCGCGGAGGCACCTGCACGCCTGACATCAACCCCGTGAACGCACGCTGCGACTCGGCCTGCGCCGCCTGGCAGGCGGGAAGCAGAGAACGGGCCGAGTAGCTGCTGGCTGTTCCTCGACACCTTCGTCTACAGCGCCACCGCCTGCCGCGCTCCCGCGCAGCCCCGCTGCTTAGTCCGTCACAAGCGCGAGCTCGATGCGTCCCAGCTCGGTGTCGGTCGCCTTCACCCGCACCTGAACGGGCACGCCCACGGCAAGAGTTCCGCCGGGCCCACCCACCGACACCTCGCGTGGGTCGACGCGCCAGTCGCCTCCTGGAAGCGACTCGAGCGGCAGCAGGCCCTCCACGAAAGAGGCGTCGAGCTGCACGAGCACGCCGAACGACTTCACCCGCACCACCCTGCCCGCGTACACCTGACCGATGTGCTGGGTCATCCAGCGCGCGGCGAGAACGCGATGCCAGTCGGCCTCGGCCTTGCCCGCGGCGGCGGTGCGATCGTTGAGATGGCGCGCGAGGGTCTCCACCTCGGGGTCGAGGGGAGTGAAGTCGCGCTGGCCTCGCAACCAGGCCTTCACCGCGCGATGCACGGCGAGGTCGGCGTAGCGACGTAGCGGAGAGGTGAAATGGAGATAGCGCGACGCGGCCAGCCCGAAGTGCAGCCCCGGGGTGACCGTGTAGCGCGCGGGACCCAGCGTCCGGCGAAGCACCGCACGCATCGCCGGCTCGGCCGGCACGCCCGTGATCTGGGTATCGAAAGCCGCTAGCGCCAACGGCGTGAGCACGGGCGGAAGACCGGCTTCATACCCGAAATGGTGAGCGCATTCTGAGAGCGCAACGACATGTGAAGGCTCAGGCTCTGCGTGCACGCGGTAGGGAGCGGGCACGCCCCGCTCCTCGAGCCAGCGCGCCACCGCCTCGTTGGCGGCCACCATGCAGCGCTCGACCAGCGCGCGGGCGCGCGGGCTTCCCTGCAGCTCGACCCCCATCACCTGACCGCTCGCGTCGACCTTCAGAGCCGCCTCGTCGCGCGCCATGCTCACGCCCCCACGCTGGCGGCGCGCGATGTCGAGGCGTGATGCCGCCGTGCGCAGCCACGGCATCACCGCGCGCACGTCGCGCATGGCCTCGGAGACCGAGCCATCGTGCAGGAAGCATTCCACCTCCTCGTAGGTGAGGCGG
Encoded here:
- a CDS encoding VacB/RNase II family 3'-5' exoribonuclease; the encoded protein is MHVTGSITVHPRGFGFLAFSPDGSGRAASAFIIPPDLNPFLTDDVVTAEVSAAADGRWNAADLALVSRPRTRVMGEVVMRGRAMFLRIDREVSNTDWPLHDPHREARRGDAVVARLDEARAVVECVLGPDDDVAFERLLLRHDLQAAHAATVLAEATEVQQRAVVVGHRRDLRDMTFVTIDGPSTRDIDDAVGVLPAASDGALRLFVAIADPAEHVRDGTVLDRDARARATSVYLSGRVLSMLPESISADRLSLWPDVDREVLAVEMRIDAEGRVVSVDLHEAVIRSRARLTYEEVECFLHDGSVSEAMRDVRAVMPWLRTAASRLDIARRQRGGVSMARDEAALKVDASGQVMGVELQGSPRARALVERCMVAANEAVARWLEERGVPAPYRVHAEPEPSHVVALSECAHHFGYEAGLPPVLTPLALAAFDTQITGVPAEPAMRAVLRRTLGPARYTVTPGLHFGLAASRYLHFTSPLRRYADLAVHRAVKAWLRGQRDFTPLDPEVETLARHLNDRTAAAGKAEADWHRVLAARWMTQHIGQVYAGRVVRVKSFGVLVQLDASFVEGLLPLESLPGGDWRVDPREVSVGGPGGTLAVGVPVQVRVKATDTELGRIELALVTD